A DNA window from Gorilla gorilla gorilla isolate KB3781 chromosome 6, NHGRI_mGorGor1-v2.1_pri, whole genome shotgun sequence contains the following coding sequences:
- the OR6V1 gene encoding olfactory receptor 6V1, producing MANLSQPSEFVLLGFSSFGELQALLYGPFLMLYLLAFMGNTIIIVMVIADTHLHTPMYFFLGNFSLLEILVTMTAVPRMLSDLLVPHKVITFTGCMVQFYFHFSLGSTSFLILTDMALDCFVAICHPLRYGTLMSRAMCVQLAGAAWAAPFLAMVPTVLSRAHLDYCHGDVINHFFCDNAPLLQLSCSDTRLLEFWDFLMTLAFVLTSFLVTLISYGYIVTTVLRIPSASSRQKAFSTCGSHLTLVFIGYSSTIFLYVRPGKAHSVQVRKVVALVTSVLTPFLNPFILTFCNQTVKTVLQGQMQRLKGLCKAQ from the coding sequence ATGGCAAATCTGAGCCAGCCCTCTGAATTTGTCCTCTTGGGCTTCTCCTCCTTTGGTGAGCTGCAGGCCCTTCTGTATGGCCCCTTCCTCATGCTTTATCTTCTCGCCTTCATGGGAAACACCATCATCATAGTTATGGTCATAGCTGACACCCACCTACATACACCCATGTACTTCTTCCTGGGCAATTTTTCCCTGCTGGAGATCTTGGTAACCATGACTGCAGTGCCCAGGATGCTCTCAGACCTGTTGGTCCCCCACAAAGTCATTACCTTCACTGGCTGCATGGTCCAGTTCTACTTCCACTTTTCCCTGGGTTCCACCTCCTTCCTCATCCTGACAGACATGGCCCTTGATTGCTTTGTGGCCATCTGCCACCCACTGCGCTATGGCACTCTGATGAGCCGGGCTATGTGTGTCCAGCTGGCTGGGGCTGCCTGGGCAGCTCCTTTCCTAGCCATGGTACCCACTGTCCTCTCCCGAGCTCATCTTGATTACTGCCATGGTGACGTCATTAACCACTTCTTCTGTGACAATGCACCTCTCCTGCAGTTGTCATGCTCTGACACTCGCCTGTTGGAATTCTGGGACTTTCTGATGACCTTGGCCTTTGTCCTCACCTCCTTCCTGGTGACCCTCATCTCCTATGGCTACATAGTGACCACTGTGCTGCGGATCCCCTCTGCCAGCAGCCGCCAGAAGGCTTTCTCCACCTGCGGGTCTCACCTCACACTGGTCTTCATCGGCTACAGTAGTACTATCTTTCTGTATGTCAGGCCTGGCAAAGCTCACTCTGTGCAAGTCAGGAAGGTCGTGGCCTTGGTGACTTCAGTTCTCACCCCCTTTCTCAATCCCTTTATCCTTACCTTCTGCAATCAGACAGTTAAAACAGTGCTACAGGGGCAGATGCAGAGGCTGAAAGGCCTTTGCAAGGCACAATGA